The DNA window ttcctgactccggggccggtgctctatccactgtgccacctagctgccccgatgtgtTAAGTCTTAATAAAGAATTCTTACATCTTTTGATTTCTGATTCCTTCCAGATACAACAGATTTGGTTGGCAAATATGTAGGCAAGCTCAAGTATAAATTAGATTCACAGAAGTGAAAGTGACTTTGAAGATTGCTTTAGGCCAGAAACCTCATGTTACTCCTTTGATTAAGGAAACTTTGACTTAAGACATGCTTTTTCATTATAATGAGAAATTGTTTTgttgaattcaacaaatatttattaaacatctattttcTAGTATACATTGCCCCCAAAATAAAGCATCAACTATAACTTGTCTTTTTCAGTTTATAGTAATTGGTTGCTCACTATCCACCCTGTCTTTAGTTAATTGTTCCAAAGGTTGATCACCATATAtgataatgtttttgttttaaccCCTGGAACTTACAGACATCTTTTGATTTTAAGGCTTTAAGGCATTTTTGATCTGTATCAGTGAAGGGAATtgacaccagtgaaatcacagatttttgaAATATTAAGTATACACATGTAACATTATTGTACTAATTTATGGAATTTgagtggaaatatattttaccagAGATACAGTTTTGGGAAGAAAGTTCATTATTTTCaccaaataaaatacttattatagaataaggaaaaaaagtcagtttaaaaaattaacccCTCTAAATAGATGACTTCCTAGAAACTTACTAAGTTACAATTTGCTCATTTGAAAATTCTTGAACTCTTCAAAGGCATAAGATCTCGGCCTTTTTTTCAATGATTAAAATTGGAATGATTTGAAATTTTTACCTGAACAGGtcgtgtgtgtttgtttgtgtgtgtgtgtgtgtgtgtgtgtgtgtgtatgtgtgtgtgtgtgtgagagagagaggggggggggaggggtcagtTTTCCAGACATCAAGGTAGATGCAGGTTTTCTGCTTGTAATAACAATTTGAATGAATAGTAAAATGTTATTCAGTGATGATGTATGGATTTATGATATTCTGAGGAAAGTTCTTGAATTTGCCTTTGATCAAGTTTACTTGTTTGACATAAAGTGTTGGTGTTGTCTTACAGTATTTGTTGTTTTAATCACATCTTCTAAATGAAACAAATAAGAAGTAAGCCTGAATCAGGATTAAATGTGTGTTGATCATTCTGTAGAATATACTAAACATATGATTAATCTGAAAAAAAGAGGGTCCATGGATTTTGAGCAAAGACCagataggaaatatttttttaaaaagtttctaatGCAACTTTTAAGTATCAAAATTCCTTTCACATGATTTGTCTAAGAAACAGTTAAAGTAACAGAAAAGTGGCatcaattttaaatgaaaattgatATATTTGTATACCAGAATTGATTTGGAAGCAACTAGATATTGTCATGACAAtaactttgtttcttttcattttcaaattggTGACAAAAGGATGTGAAATATGAATTCATTGTACTCACGAAATTCAGCAAAGATTTTTGGGTTTCTTGTTGACCCTTTTTTATTAAAATCTTTGATAAAAGTGCATCATACACATTTTTTAGTACTAGAATCAAATGTTCATCAAACATTCGTAcagatcccccacccccaaaaaggtcTTATTTGAGGATGCAGAATGTCATCCACAAAATCAAAGTTGTAGGGTTGTAAACTTGGCACTCTGACAACAGAAATAGTGCCATGAAATGATTAAGTATCAGCATGTGCACACCTGCTGTCAGGAAATGAGCTTCCCATATGCTGCACTTTGGCAGACATGCATCTTTAAAATGTATTGAATGAAACTGCTTCTGCACTCTTAATCCTTTTAATAATATATCCCCATTGttcttcctacttttctttcatttaaaggAACATGATAAATCTTTTCAAATCAAATACATTTGCTTTTAAAAGATTGCACTCTTTAGGAGAGTGCAGTAAGCAGATCTAGTTGAATTAGTTAAGAAAAGAATACTGTTAGTAATGATACGACacagaaggaaatagaatttGTGCACATGGTGCTGTTTAGTGACTTTGTTTTTAAACTCTAGCCTGAGACACACTGATGGTCACATTCTTTCACATGTCATATCAGAACAATACTTCTCTGGTTTTTATGAGcaatgttaaattaaaaatgattatttcagTAGTTTAAAAAAGCAACTTGAATAAGACCTGTGTTGTAAAACTTTTGATCTTTGTAAATGTTTTATGGGATAATTCAGTTAAGTTTTATTTCATGGAATATAGCTACAAAAATACTTTAGGGTAGTAGACCaaagaaacatttttcttttgtacaGTTTTAAGTTTTCTTAAAACAGGTTGTGTATGTTTTTATTTACAGTAATTCTTTATAACAGAAAGCTGAGAAATGAAGTTGGTTTCTGTGACTCAATCTTCATCTCTCTAAACTTTGTGTGGAAAATAGTCGATTATTTTTTATTGGCACATAAACTAGAAATCGTACCGCTGAAGTGTGCCTGCTTATTACTGCATATTAGCACACAGGAGGATTTTATACAGTTTGTTTCACAGATTCTGTTAGGATaccttttagggtttttttttcttatttttgtcttaaGAATTAAACtcttcagaaattaaaaaaatatttttaattccatCCTGTGATGGGAATTAACTAAAAACTGCCCCATGAAGCTCATCAGTTTTTACTCTACATGCTTTCCGCAATATTTACAGATTGCACATGGGATACAAATTGTCTTTTCTAGTGCAGTTTACGATGACGATACCTGCCTGCCTTTTCTTTTGCTGCATTGGCACAGGCATTGTGCTTATTTTGTTGTAAGTGGTTCCAGTATTTTATCAGTTCACTAGGCTGGAACTGATGAGAGGTAATTAGGTGACTGTATTTACAGCTTGAGTAAGAAACTCTCCAGTGATTGAAGACAAATTCATTGGGTGGGGGAACAGGGTCAATTCTCAACTTGGCAAGACAGATCCCCACATATACGTCTTCTAAATGCAAACGTCTGATGCTTAAAGAAACTTTAAAGATCTTTTCTGCTAAATCTCCAGAAAAAACATAACCAGTTCCAGAACAGAACACAGGGTAACGCTCACTTGGGTAAAGATCTGGTGGCATATACCATTTGCTGTCTTTGTTCCGATTGGGAGCATACCCTCTCATTAGGTAACCTGTGAAATAGTTATGCCTAGGAGGCATGTCTGGCTTTAATAGCTTGTGTATTAAATATTCAGTATTGACAAACATATCACTATCAGTTTTCATAACATAAGGAATATGTGGACAGTAGGTTGCAACCCAGTTCATGCCCATTAGTGTCTTAATTGTCAAATTGTAGTAAGTATCTAAGTATTCCTGCTGAATAATATCATGGTATTGTCTGCTTTCTTCCAGTATGGCCCGCTGAAGGTGGCCATTCAGTTTAACATTTAAGCCCAATAAAAAAATGCGAGCTATTTGAATTCCAGGTGCCAGGCTTTCATTTCCCCAAGTTTGTCGAATAGCTCGTCTTGCTTCTACTTGTCCAGGTTCTGCAGCAATAAGTAGTATTAGAAAAGGGCTTTTCTCTTGGCATTTTTCAGGTTCATTTATGATATACTTGAAATGATACAGATTTGGATGTCCAGTACCTCTTTCATTGTAAATACTTCCATTGGCACTGAGTGTATTCTCTAGGCCAGTTACTCCTTGTGGTGACAAGTCTGTGTTGTTGGCATTAGTAGCTGTTTGAGGCCTTAGAGTTTGAGGGACTGTATCCTTCCAAATGTTCCTTAGGGAGCTGTGGTTTGTCTCGCCCTTTGTAGATCGAAATCCCCGTATAGTGTAGGTTACAGGATTTTCTTTGAAGCCAGCTCTGCCTGGCAGCCAAtcatgatgattaaaaaaaagaaacatagcaaaaagaaagacaagagagagTAGACCAATGAGATGGGTACGAAACAAAGACCTCTTCGCATTCCAGGTCATCTTTGCAAAGCAGCAATGTCGTCTCCTCCACTGAAGCATGTTGTAAATATCCAATAGTGGGATATGGGATAATGGTAGAACAAAATGATGGTCTCTCTTCTGAACCAGTGCTATTCTTtggtaatcattttttaaaattatgtccgATCTTAAGGGCTTTCCTCTTAAGTCACTCtgtaaaagtgaaaaatataataCTTCAAAATGTTCAGGGTTTTTAATTGTTAGTTTGACTAGGAATTAAAGATTTTAGTAaattcagtttgtttttttaaaatatgaattagaaACATACTGAAATAATTTAATGTATCATGTTAAGCTAGATTATACAGTAGATTACTAGATTGAAATGTAACTATATTTGTCCAATTAAACCACTTAAAATGAGCCCAAAGCACTATTTTTGAGTCTTGTtaaaaaggattatttttttccattcatttcctaTTGCTCACAGAAGCTCTGACGTAGTTGTACTTATGACCTAAGTTAACGACTTAAAGCAGCTGTACCCATTTTGAAGAGAAAATTATTCTCCATGTCCTGTGAGAAGCCATTTGAAAAGTGCCTTGATAGCATATGGAAGGTTTATTGGTATTAATTAAAATTGATTTGACATACAGTGGGGTAGTATGGTGCACAGTcagctgccttttttttgtaaaatggtcATGTATTAATAGTGGGACAGACGGTACAAGGTTGATTATAGCAGAGTTCAGTTAGTCACAGTACACTGCTTGGCATGTTTCCATTGGCCCCTACTGTGTTCAGAAAGTCAATGAGAAGATGCACCTGTCAAAATTAATTTTCAGAGTCTAGTAACCTCTGTGCTGGGCTTTTTAGACAGCAATAAATGATGAATAATTGTAACGACTTAAAAACATACTTATAAACTTTCAAATTCAGAAGGTTCTTTTAGTGGTTacacagtaaatatttaataaatgtttattgattcatcaTCTAATCATAGACCTTCATTTTCTAGAGAAAACAGCTAGTCAGTGGCAGGGCTAATACTAGAAACCACTGATGTCTACTCTCTCAGACTATCCTTTCTACCATACCATATAGTCTCTTTAGGAGCATTTTGTTGCCTGggttttcatattattttttgaaATCTAAAATTTAATTATCTTTCATTGTCTGTGGTTTTGGCAAAACAGATGGCTTTACAATTAAATCTACATGATAGAACTGAATAAAAGAACTATTTGCATAGGCTAAGACTACTACTGTAGTGAGTTTCATATACAACTGAAGAAACTTCTAAAATTCAGTGTTGCATGTAATTTGCATTGCAGAAAGTTACATAATTGCACCTTTCAGTCACGTTATAATCTACATTTGTTTTTGCAATTTAAGGGAAATCACTGTGGCAAATTTATGATGCTGAATATTAAAAACTAATCCCATACCAAGATCAGCCCATTTATTATTACATAGTACAAATTTGTAATTTTAAATTACTCTAGTTTATTTCTGGACCCAGGAGTTCTGAGCAGGGAAGAAAAACTCATAGCATGAATTCCActaaaaagttataaaatatttttgttaaatgtgTGATTTATTTGCTGTCTTCCAAAACTCTCCTTGATCAATTCAAAACTAATTATGGGTAATGTTAATGTAGGTGAATTTGATAGTATTAAGTTTATTAACTGTTAGactttgaccatttttttttaccctgacaaagagaagaaatggacTTATATAGAAATAGACAgatacaaagtagaaaaaaatgtttaatttactaatgaaatttttatttaatcttttactACTGTCATTCATGTGTAAACTTGATGCTTGCATGCAGTGGTTGAAGTGTATGAATGAAAGTAATTTGTGACTGTCTTATTAACAGCCACTAGGGGGAGCAAGAAAATAGGAAATTTTAACCATGATTTCTAAGGTATTACATACTATACAGGCCATAGTATGTGATCTTTTCAAGTTTCTGAGTTTACagagtattttaaagtttttatagcAGTTTTCAtggtgaaatttttatttttatattttcaatagAACTAATATAAAcagaatgacatttaaaaaattttaaattattacatattttgtataaaattgtttttttaattgaaatttaattACATGATTTCATTACACTATAGAAAATACAAAGCTATCTTATTTcatcacaaaagtattttcttaAGGCTAACCCCTCTAAAAGCTAGTGCTGAATGTTTTGATTTAGAAAGTCTTCCCACTCAAGTTGTAAACATTTGGCTAACATATATGCTAAAATTGGAAACATCATCTAACcattttaatttcaaatgaaTGATTTCTTACATTCCAtgggttcttttttattttgaggaaattaacttttctttacatttttaactATGCAAGGGCCCAGGCACCAGTTAAATTTTCAGAGCCCAAAATTAATGATTTGTTGTTTATCAGGCTAGGTGACAGTTTTTATTAGGTCTGCTTTTGATATTCTTGTGCTTAAAAAAACAGATAAGGCCCAGATCtgtatatctttaaaaataatcccTTTATGAAAACACACTATGCAACTTTGTGGTCAGAAGCTGAATCGAATAAGTTTTACACTTGTAGAATctcattaattttaaattatatacatatgctaAATGTTCATCTATCTGATACATGctaatacacacatgtgtatatattatatatgtatgtatgtgtatatataattatatgtgcaGATCATGGGCTTTTAAAACTTGAAATTTGTATATGCTATGTGTTGATATTCTCTAAAAATGAAACAGCTGTAAAAATGTGTGTAGCTCTTTAAGGTCCCCTATTAGAAGTTTCTGAAGTGTTTCATACtttttatgaaaaattaattgTTTAAAGCTATTCATTATGATGAGAACATTATGATGAGAACTATTTCtcttaaatttttcttatttttacatgTTAAAATATTGGAGTAGATTAGGTATTCCAACTCTGTCAAATAAAATCTGGCTTCTGTATTCTGCAGTAGGATACTAGCATTAAATTAcctttaaaaactttgtttttaaaagtatgtggTGCCTTGGGAAATATATTCATTTCACTATGAGGTGGggtggttttggggggttttttttttgatgtttacattgttattttgaaattttatataatagtaaatactattttaatctattttcatTTGACCTTTGAGAACTGTTCTATTTATTCCTTTATCATACTTAAGTAGTGTTAGATTTAAATGCTTTGGCTTTtaaaggtattgttatttttattttgaaatatttagttTGTACTTTGCTAATGGAATTATTTAACTGTCAGGATAATAGAATGTAAAAAGGGTCTTGACTCGATACTTTAACTCttcattagaaggaaaatagatagGATGACTGAAAGTTGGTGATTAAATGATAAGTAAGTAGTAGTAATTGTTATTGCAccataacaaaaataaatcaaaaacaGACATTGGAGTTTAGTAAGCTATTTAATTCTTACTCATATTGTTCACCTTTTGTTATTAGTTAACATGGACACCCTAGTTAGCAATTTCAGTGAACATAAGAAAACTTCACCATGTTGCATATTGCCAATTTTCTTAGCAGGTTTGAGAAATGCACTTGGAATCTTTAACAGTAAATTGCCATTCTCACTCTAATAGTGACTTGCTAAAATAGTTAATTAGATTTAGACTTATTTGGTTTAGTACACACAATTACACTAGTTTTATTACATTTTAGCATTGCCTGTAGCAGGGTAAGCACATTTAACTTTCTAATTCCTTATTTTGATTCATTGGTAAAATTTTGTAGGTAATCACTTGGATTCTCTATATTGCTTTGAATTCTGATATCGAAGTTTTCCTAGTAATATTAACATCataaatttttttcagtcaaaTATATTTAAGAGAGAAAAGACGACTGCCAagtcaaattattttaattgcatAATATTAGTGTCTCTTTGTTCAGCGTTGCATTTTAGCCATTAATAGGAaaatgggcatttttttttttgtggtgccaTGTTGTAGGTTACTTCCATCTTATAGTGAAGATTCTTTTTTGGCATCTTCAGTTCAATAGTACTCATAAACTGTGTCTGTTAACTAATAAGGCTAGTATATGagactactattttttttttacgttTACAGTGGAGGTAATGTTagataaaatatttgcaaaattagATTTGGCTACTATTTAATATGccatttgtgtattttaaaagaagtatAGGAAAAAACATCTCGAAATACTACAATTTGAAGCTACTTAGTATAATTTGTCTACATGGCATAGATTGATAGTTTAATGATAGGGTCATAAAGCCATTTTTACCACTGCTTTAATCTTCTTGAGATAATGATTCAGGGTGAATTGAGTTGATAAAGAATTGCTTTACTatcccattcccacccccctgCCGCCCTTGgagcttttttttaaagttgaatttcCCAAGGAATTCTGCAAGTacatctgtgtttgtgttttcaGTTTTTTACCCCTTGTACTTCTGTACAACAAAATGGTTATAAATTACATACTTATCTGCATAAAACaatgttatatatttttcaaaacaatacaaaattaaaattgtATACATTAGAAATCCTTTATCTGTTTTAACAGTAATTTATGGAACTCAATGTTAAGCATGCTCAATGCTCTGTATCTCTAGCGTTGTAAAGGTAACAAAATCAAATGAATATCACACACAAGATTTTGACATACCTTCCTTGGTCAAGCCATTTATGGTGAAAGGATTATGCTCACTGAAAATACTTTTGGCACGCCATCACTTCAGCAAAAAAGATGCTATCGAACATGCGCACATCCCCCAACAGTCTGCTTCCTGCGATTGCTTTTCACAGGATCcaatctgtccatctgtctgctTGTCTCCGAGTTACCTTCCTTGTTCATATGTGTGTTGGTCTTctgaggtgtttgtttttttctttttccttttaaattttaaacaaaagaGCTTAAGTTGTCCAGAGCACTTTTGTCTACCCCCCACAATTGATGCATTGAAGCTTTTTACATCTCGTATTTTCCTTGTCGGACAATGCAGTGCTGTATTCTCTTCTCAGTATCCATATTTTTTAGTGCTGAGCTGCAATGTGAAGCAGCTACAGCTAGAATGTACTGGTCCGATTGTATTGAAAAATAATAGGATTTACCTCTCTTCTTTCATTGTTGCCAAGCAGCTGCAGGAAGGATTTTGAGCAGTTTTACTGAGGTTttgctctataaaatgaaatccaTGGTTCCTCAGCTGCTGCACGGGCAGGCAGCAGTTTAAATGTGGGCTTTGACAGATGCTGTCTTCTGACAGAGCAGAATTTAACGTCACTGCTTGGCTGAATCCCA is part of the Dromiciops gliroides isolate mDroGli1 chromosome 4, mDroGli1.pri, whole genome shotgun sequence genome and encodes:
- the B3GALT2 gene encoding beta-1,3-galactosyltransferase 2 — encoded protein: MLQWRRRHCCFAKMTWNAKRSLFRTHLIGLLSLVFLFAMFLFFNHHDWLPGRAGFKENPVTYTIRGFRSTKGETNHSSLRNIWKDTVPQTLRPQTATNANNTDLSPQGVTGLENTLSANGSIYNERGTGHPNLYHFKYIINEPEKCQEKSPFLILLIAAEPGQVEARRAIRQTWGNESLAPGIQIARIFLLGLNVKLNGHLQRAILEESRQYHDIIQQEYLDTYYNLTIKTLMGMNWVATYCPHIPYVMKTDSDMFVNTEYLIHKLLKPDMPPRHNYFTGYLMRGYAPNRNKDSKWYMPPDLYPSERYPVFCSGTGYVFSGDLAEKIFKVSLSIRRLHLEDVYVGICLAKLRIDPVPPPNEFVFNHWRVSYSSCKYSHLITSHQFQPSELIKYWNHLQQNKHNACANAAKEKAGRYRHRKLH